A part of Amphiprion ocellaris isolate individual 3 ecotype Okinawa chromosome 16, ASM2253959v1, whole genome shotgun sequence genomic DNA contains:
- the psme4a gene encoding proteasome activator complex subunit 4A isoform X1 has protein sequence MKKAKSDTLDFIPQKDIVYNKLLPYADRLDDESNDILSKIKGNLGRAVQLREIWPGVLFWTRKLSTYMRLYGRKFSKEDHVLFIKLLYELVTIPRLEISMMQGLARLLINLLKKRELLSREDLELPWRPLYELHDRILFSKTEHLGLNWFPNSPRPRSSCKLIMLKLVQRCSVESVLKTLVKSCRPYFSESATQEMLDEWRPLLCPFDVTMQRAISYFELFLPTTLPPELHHKGFKLWFDELISLWVSVQNLPSWEIHLVNLFARLANDNIGYIDWDPYIPKIFTRILRSLNLPVGTSQMLVPRYITNAYDISHVVLWVSSLLGGPSKQAQEQLSGLFNSITSFFHPSNHGRWLMKLMKLLQRLPASVVRRLHRERYKKPTWLTPIPDSHKLTEEDITDFVESMMQPVLLAMFSKTGSLDAAQALQNLALMRPELVIPPVLEKTYPALETLTEPHQLTATLSCMIGVARSLVSGGQRFPEGPTHMLPLLMRALPGVDPNDFSKCMITFQFIATFVTLVPLVDCSSALHERTDLTEVEREMCSASAEFEDFVLQFMDRCFALIDSSTLEQTREETETEKMTHLESLVELGLSSTFSTILTQCSLDIFKVALEKVFNFATTNIFETRVAGRMVADMCRAASKCHPAESLKMFVPHCCNAINQIAVNEEVLNEEELDKELLWNLQLLSEVSRVDGDKILPYRSELVQILQLTLHLKCKQGYTLACNLLHHILRSTALIYPTEYCSVPGGFHQPVSDYLPIKDWGRPGDLWNLDIRWHVPSVEETSLAFYLLDLILQPELQRLQRFAQGDQDMSRDDVLQSLTIVQHCLLGAGGLMPPLKGEPIPELVHSMVNLDETTLYTGMEYDESRENYRDAICGVMRQLLHYILEHSEDDTKSLFSIIKIISDLLHFKGSHKHEFDSRWKSFNLVKKSMENRLHGRKQHIRALLIDRVMLQHELRKLTVEGCQYRSIHQALMRDLLRLSTSTYSQVRSRAQNVLFTALGTYNFCCRDLIPHVLEFLNPDNSSVTQQQFKGALYCFLGNHSGVCLANLHDWECIALTWPAIVRSGLSSAMSLEKPSIVRLFDDLADKIHRQYETIGIDFSIPDECCTVAKALMTAGNPVPVEPVPSEEETQNGLKRQEQKNSEAIEKYKQLIGDLLECLSNRNMPWKFEHIAIGFLSLLLRDDHQLPPPAVMFFVKSLNHDSLYVRKVAISAVAGIMKQIKRPHKKVSVSPSELCGVKELDVIVAGDRADNEWLQYNSSNLPRTQQDWDHCVFVEKTHWGYYCWPRKLMMYAPLEEQPKHNLSREEMTEREQIIFDHFSDPVFINQFIEFLSLEDRKGKDKFSPRRFCLFKGLFRNFSDAFLPVLRPHMERLVADSHESKQRCVAEIISGLIRGCKHWSYLKVESLWELLCPLLRTALSNITIETYADWGTCIATACESRDPRKLHWLFEMLMESPVNGEGGSFVDACRLYVLQGGLAQQEWRVPELLHRLLQYLEPKLTQVYKNVRERIGSVLTYIFMIDVNLPYTQPTTSPRILDFTERILLQLKPLTEGDEEIQNHVIEENEVGEQDERTQAIKLLKTVLKWLIASAGRSFSTAVPEQLRLLPLLFKIAPVENDDSYDELKRDAKTCLSLMSQGLLYTEQIPMVLNALQEIAGSSSWHARYTVLTYLQIMVFYNLFTFMSDQKAVNDVRALVIQLLEDEQLEVREMAATTLSGFLQCNFLSMDAPMQAHFEALCKTSLPKKRKREVGCIVDTIPSADLVRRHAGVLGLSACILSSPYDVPTWMPQLLMDLSAHLNDTQPIEMTVKKTLSNFRRTHHDNWQQHKQQFTDDQLLVLTDLLVSPCYYA, from the exons ATGAAAAAGGCAAAGTCCGACACATTGGATTTTATTCCTCAAAAAGACATCGTATACAACAAACTTCTGCCGTACGCGGACAGGCTGGACGATGAATCGAATGATATTTTGAGTAAAATAAAAGGAAACCTGGGCCGAGCTGTTCAGCTCAGAGAGATATGGCCCGGTGTCCTGTTTTGGACACGGAAACTTTCCAC GTACATGAGACTGTATGGACGAAAATTCAGCAAAGAAGACCATGTGCTGTTCATCAAGTTGCTCTACGAGCTAGTGACAATCCCCAGACTGGAGATCAGCATGATGCAGGGCCTTGCTCGGCTTCTTATCAACCTCCTCAA GAAGAGAGAACTACTGTCAAGGGAGGATCTTGAGTTGCCGTGGAGACCACTGTATGAGCTGCATGACAGGATTCTTTTCTCCAAGACAGAGCATCTCGGCCTCAACTGGTTTCCAAA TTCTCCACGGCCTCGTTCATCCTGTAAACTCATAATGCTAAAATTGGTTCAGAGGTG CTCTGTGGAAAGCGTGTTGAAGACACTTGTGAAAAGCTGCAGACC GTACTTCTCAGAATCTGCAACTCAGGAGATGCTGGATGAGTGGAGACCGCTCCTTTGTCCCTTTGATGTCACCATGCAAAGAGCAATCAGCTACTTTGAGCTCTTTCTCCCAACCACTCTGCCTCCTGAGCTGCATCACAAGGGGTTTAA GTTGTGGTTCGATGAGTTGATCAGCTTGTGGGTGTCTGTGCAAAATCTTCCAAGCTGGGAAATT CATCTGGTCAATCTCTTTGCTCGCTTGGCCAATGACAACATCGGCTACATTGACTGGGACCCTTATATTCCTAAG ATTTTCACAAGAATTCTGAGGAGTCTGAATCTCCCTGTAGGGACCAGTCAGATGTTGGTACCACGATACATCACCAATGCCTACGACATCAGCCATGTGGTGCTTTGGGTGTCCTCCCTCCTG GGAGGACCCAGCAAGCAAGCTCAAGAACAGCTCAGTGGCCTTTTCAACAGCATTACGTCTTTCTTCCATCCATCAAACCATGGTCGCTGGTTG ATGAAGCTCATGAAGCTGCTCCAACGTCTCCCAGCCAGTGTGGTTCGGCGGCTGCACCGAGAGCGCTACAAAAAGCCCACATGGCTAACACCAATACCAGACAGTCACAAGCTCACAGAGGAGGACATTACAGACTTTGTGGAGAGTATGATGCAGCCAGTTCTGCTGGCCATGTTCAGCAAGACGGGCAGTCTCGATGCGGCCCAGGCCCTGCAGAACCTAGCTCTAATGAGACCTGAGCTGGTCATTCCGCCTGTGCTGGAGAA AACATACCCTGCTCTGGAGACGCTAACAGAGCCCCACCAGCTGACAGCCACTTTGAGCTGCATGATTGGTGTGGCACGGAGCCTAGTGTCAGGTGGGCAGCGCTTTCCTGAGGGGCCCACTCACATGCTGCCCCTGCTCATGAGGGCCCTGCCAGGCGTTGACCCAAATGACTTCAGCAAGTGCATG ATCACATTCCAATTTATAGCTACGTTTGTGACTCTTGTGCCTTTGGTGGACTGTTCGTCTGCCCTACATGAAAGAACTGACTTGACAGAG GTTGAAAGAGAGATGTGTTCAGCCTCAGCTGAGTTTGAAGACTTTGTGCTTCAGTTCATGGACAG ATGCTTTGCCCTGATAGACAGCAGCACTCTGGAACAAACTCGAGAGGAAACAGAAACCGAGAAAATGACTCATTTGGAGAGTCTGGTTGAGCTTGGACTGTCTTCCACCTTTAGCACCATCCTCACACAGTGCTCCTTGGACATCTTCAAG GTGGCTCTGGAAAAGGTGTTCAACTTTGCAACCACCAACATCTTTGAGACACGTGTAGCTGGCAGAATGGTGGCAGACATGTGTAGAGCTGCTTCCAAG tgtcacCCTGCAGAGTCGCTTAAGATGTTTGTGCCACACTGCTGCAATGCTATCAACCAAATCGCTGTCA ATGAGGAGGTGTTGAATGAGGAGGAGCTTGACAAGGAGTTGTTGTGGAATCTCCAGCTGCTTTCTGAG GTGTCTCGTGTGGACGGGGACAAGATCCTCCCTTATCGTTCTGAACTGGTCCAGATTTTGCAGTTAACGCTTCACCTCAAGTGTAAGCAGGGCTACACTTTGGCTTGCAATCTGCTGCACCACATTCTTCGCTCCACTGCCCTCATCTACCCTACAGAGTACTGCAGCGTGCCAGGGGGCTTCCACCAACCAGTCAGTGACTACCTACCCATCAAG GACTGGGGTCGACCTGGAGACTTGTGGAATTTAGATATCCGGTGGCATGTGCCTAGTGTTGAAGAGACGTCATTGGCTTTTTATTTACTGGACCTGATCCTCCAGCCCGAACTTCAGCGGCTTCAGAGATTTGCACAAGGAGACCAGGACATGAGCAG agaTGATGTGCTACAGAGCCTCACCATTGTGCAGCACTGCCTCCTTGGAGCTGGGGGTCTGATGCCTCCACTGAAAGGAGAACCCATCCCTGAACT GGTTCACAGTATGGTGAATCTAGATGAGACCACGCTCTATACAGGAATGGAGTATG ATGAGTCCAGAGAGAACTACAGAGATGCCATCTGTGGTGTGATGAGACAGCTGCTGC ATTACATCCTGGAGCACTCTGAAGATGACACTAAGTCCCTTTTCTCCATCATCAAG ATTATCAGCGACCTTTTGCACTTCAAAGGATCTCACAAGCATGAGTTTGACTCCCGTTGGAAGAGCTTCAACCTTGTAAAGAAATCAATGGAAAACAGA CTTCATGGCAGAAAGCAGCACATCAGAGCTCTGCTAATAGACAGAGTCATGCTTCAGCATGAG CTGCGAAAGCTGACAGTTGAAGGATGTCAGTACAGAAGCATTCACCAGGCGTTAATGAGAGACCTGCTGAGGCTTTCCACAAGCACCTACAGTCAA GTACGCAGCAGAGCTCAGAATGTGTTGTTCACTGCACTGGGAACCTACAACTTCTGCTGCAGAGATCTTATTCCCCATGTCCTTGAGTTTCTCAACCCGGACAACAGCAGCGTCACTCAGCAGCAGTTCAAA GGTGCCTTGTACTGTTTTCTGGGGAATCACAGTGGAGTTTGCCTGGCCAATCTGCATGACTGGGAGTGCATTGCTCTGACATGGCCTGCCATTGTCCGCTCTGGCCTGAGCTCAGCCATGTCTTTAGAGAAGCCCTCCATTGTGCGGCTCTTTGATGACCTAGCTGACAAAATCCATCGGCAGTATGAGACCATCGGCATCGACTTCTCC ATCCCCGATGAGTGCTGCACTGTGGCCAAAGCACTTATGACTGCTGGGAATCCTGTTCCTGTAGAACCTGTTCCATCAGAGGAAGAAACACAGAATGGTCTGAAGAGGCAGGAGCAGAAAAACTCTGAGGCAATCGA GAAATACAAACAGCTCATTGGGGATCTACTGGAGTGCCTCAGCAACAGGAACAT GCCTTGGAAGTTTGAACACATTGCAATTGGATTCCTGTCTTTGCTGCTGAGAGATGACCACCAACTCCCACCACCTGCTGTCATGTTCTTTGTGAAAAGCCTCAACCATGACTCCCTCTACGTCCGTAAG GTGGCGATATCAGCTGTGGCAGGGATCATGAAACAAATAAAGAGACCACATAAGAAAGTCTCTGTCAGCCCCTCTGAGCTTT GTGGAGTAAAGGAACTTGATGTGATTGTAGCAGGGGACCGTGCAGACAACGAGTGGCTTCAGTATAACAGCAGCAACCTGCCACGCACACAGCAGGACTGGGATCACTGTGTATTTGTGGAAAAGACACACTGGGGATACTACTGCTGGCCAAG AAAACTGATGATGTATGCACCACTGGAGGAGCAACCAAAACATAACCTGAGCCGAGAGGAAATGACAGAG CGGGAGCAGATCATCTTTGACCACTTCTCAGACCCAGTGTTCATTAACCAGTTCATCGAGTTCCTCTCTCTTGAGGACCGTAAGGGCAAGGACAAGTTCAGCCCTCGCAGATTCTGTTTGTTCAAG GGATTGTTCCGTAACTTCAGCGATGCCTTTCTGCCTGTGCTGCGACCACATATGGAGCGCCTTGTGGCAGACTCCCATGAGAGTAAACAGCGCTGTGTTGCAGAGATCATCTCTGGACTGATCAGAGGCTGCAAGCACTGGAGCTACTTAAAG GTTGAGAGCCTGTGGGAGCTGCTGTGTCCATTGCTCCGTACTGCCTTGTCAAACATCACAATAGAAACTTATGCAGACTGGGGTACCTGCATCGCCACAGCTTGT GAGAGCAGAGACCCACGCAAGCTCCACTGGCTGTTTGAGATGCTAATGGAGTCTCCAGTCAATGGAGAGGGAGGCTCTTTTGTCGATGCCTG TCGACTCTATGTGCTGCAGGGAGGACTAGCGCAGCAGGAGTGGCGGGTACCTGAGCTCCTCCACAGGCTGCTACAATACCTGGAACCCAAACTGACACAGGTGTACAAGAATGTGCGCGAAAGAATTGGCAG CGTTCTCACGTACATCTTCATGATTGATGTCAACTTGCCATACACGCAACCTACCACCTCCCCACGCATCTTGGACTTCACAGAACGAATTCTGTTGCAGCTAAAGCCGCTAACTGAGGGCGATGAGGAAATCCAGAATCACGTGATTGAGGAGAATGAGGTGGGAGAGCAGGATGAGAGGACACAAGCAATCAAGTTACTCAAAACAG TGCTTAAGTGGCTGATTGCAAGTGCTGGTCGCTCCTTCTCCACTGCTGTCCCAGAACAACTACGGTTGCTTCCCCTACTGTTTAAG ATTGCCCCAGTTGAGAATGATGACAGTTATGACGAACTAAAGAGGGATGCAaagacctgtctgtctctgatgtCTCAGGGACTCCTCTACACAGAACAGATCCCCATGGTCCTCAATGCCCTACAGGAG ATTGCTGGCAGCAGCTCCTGGCATGCTCGCTACACGGTGCTCACATACCTCCAGATCATGGTCTTTTACAACCTCTTCACATTCATGAGTGATCAGAAAGCAGTGAATGATGTGCGGGCGCTGGTGATACAGCTGCTGGAGGATGAGCAGCTTGAG GTGAGAGAAATGGCCGCCACTACACTCAGTGGCTTCCTTCAGTGCAATTTTTTGTCCATGGATGCCCCCATGCAGGCGCATTTTGAGGCTCTCTGCAAGACTTCCTTGCCtaaaaagaggaagagggaggtcGGCTGTATAGTGGACACCATACCCTCAGCTG ACCTGGTGCGCCGCCATGCTGGTGTTCTCGGGTTGAGTGCTTGTATTCTCTCCAGCCCGTACGATGTGCCCACCTGGATGCCCCAACTTTTGATGGACCTGAGTGCTcacctcaatgacacacagccCATTGAg ATGACTGTAAAGAAAACTCTGTCAAACTTCCGACGGACTCACCATGACAACTGGCAGCAGCATAAGCAGCAGTTCACAGATGACCAGCTGCTGGTCCTCACTGACCTGTTGGTCTCCCCGTGTTACTATGCCTAA
- the psme4a gene encoding proteasome activator complex subunit 4A isoform X2, translated as MKKAKSDTLDFIPQKDIVYNKLLPYADRLDDESNDILSKIKGNLGRAVQLREIWPGVLFWTRKLSTYMRLYGRKFSKEDHVLFIKLLYELVTIPRLEISMMQGLARLLINLLKKRELLSREDLELPWRPLYELHDRILFSKTEHLGLNWFPNSVESVLKTLVKSCRPYFSESATQEMLDEWRPLLCPFDVTMQRAISYFELFLPTTLPPELHHKGFKLWFDELISLWVSVQNLPSWEIHLVNLFARLANDNIGYIDWDPYIPKIFTRILRSLNLPVGTSQMLVPRYITNAYDISHVVLWVSSLLGGPSKQAQEQLSGLFNSITSFFHPSNHGRWLMKLMKLLQRLPASVVRRLHRERYKKPTWLTPIPDSHKLTEEDITDFVESMMQPVLLAMFSKTGSLDAAQALQNLALMRPELVIPPVLEKTYPALETLTEPHQLTATLSCMIGVARSLVSGGQRFPEGPTHMLPLLMRALPGVDPNDFSKCMITFQFIATFVTLVPLVDCSSALHERTDLTEVEREMCSASAEFEDFVLQFMDRCFALIDSSTLEQTREETETEKMTHLESLVELGLSSTFSTILTQCSLDIFKVALEKVFNFATTNIFETRVAGRMVADMCRAASKCHPAESLKMFVPHCCNAINQIAVNEEVLNEEELDKELLWNLQLLSEVSRVDGDKILPYRSELVQILQLTLHLKCKQGYTLACNLLHHILRSTALIYPTEYCSVPGGFHQPVSDYLPIKDWGRPGDLWNLDIRWHVPSVEETSLAFYLLDLILQPELQRLQRFAQGDQDMSRDDVLQSLTIVQHCLLGAGGLMPPLKGEPIPELVHSMVNLDETTLYTGMEYDESRENYRDAICGVMRQLLHYILEHSEDDTKSLFSIIKIISDLLHFKGSHKHEFDSRWKSFNLVKKSMENRLHGRKQHIRALLIDRVMLQHELRKLTVEGCQYRSIHQALMRDLLRLSTSTYSQVRSRAQNVLFTALGTYNFCCRDLIPHVLEFLNPDNSSVTQQQFKGALYCFLGNHSGVCLANLHDWECIALTWPAIVRSGLSSAMSLEKPSIVRLFDDLADKIHRQYETIGIDFSIPDECCTVAKALMTAGNPVPVEPVPSEEETQNGLKRQEQKNSEAIEKYKQLIGDLLECLSNRNMPWKFEHIAIGFLSLLLRDDHQLPPPAVMFFVKSLNHDSLYVRKVAISAVAGIMKQIKRPHKKVSVSPSELCGVKELDVIVAGDRADNEWLQYNSSNLPRTQQDWDHCVFVEKTHWGYYCWPRKLMMYAPLEEQPKHNLSREEMTEREQIIFDHFSDPVFINQFIEFLSLEDRKGKDKFSPRRFCLFKGLFRNFSDAFLPVLRPHMERLVADSHESKQRCVAEIISGLIRGCKHWSYLKVESLWELLCPLLRTALSNITIETYADWGTCIATACESRDPRKLHWLFEMLMESPVNGEGGSFVDACRLYVLQGGLAQQEWRVPELLHRLLQYLEPKLTQVYKNVRERIGSVLTYIFMIDVNLPYTQPTTSPRILDFTERILLQLKPLTEGDEEIQNHVIEENEVGEQDERTQAIKLLKTVLKWLIASAGRSFSTAVPEQLRLLPLLFKIAPVENDDSYDELKRDAKTCLSLMSQGLLYTEQIPMVLNALQEIAGSSSWHARYTVLTYLQIMVFYNLFTFMSDQKAVNDVRALVIQLLEDEQLEVREMAATTLSGFLQCNFLSMDAPMQAHFEALCKTSLPKKRKREVGCIVDTIPSADLVRRHAGVLGLSACILSSPYDVPTWMPQLLMDLSAHLNDTQPIEMTVKKTLSNFRRTHHDNWQQHKQQFTDDQLLVLTDLLVSPCYYA; from the exons ATGAAAAAGGCAAAGTCCGACACATTGGATTTTATTCCTCAAAAAGACATCGTATACAACAAACTTCTGCCGTACGCGGACAGGCTGGACGATGAATCGAATGATATTTTGAGTAAAATAAAAGGAAACCTGGGCCGAGCTGTTCAGCTCAGAGAGATATGGCCCGGTGTCCTGTTTTGGACACGGAAACTTTCCAC GTACATGAGACTGTATGGACGAAAATTCAGCAAAGAAGACCATGTGCTGTTCATCAAGTTGCTCTACGAGCTAGTGACAATCCCCAGACTGGAGATCAGCATGATGCAGGGCCTTGCTCGGCTTCTTATCAACCTCCTCAA GAAGAGAGAACTACTGTCAAGGGAGGATCTTGAGTTGCCGTGGAGACCACTGTATGAGCTGCATGACAGGATTCTTTTCTCCAAGACAGAGCATCTCGGCCTCAACTGGTTTCCAAA CTCTGTGGAAAGCGTGTTGAAGACACTTGTGAAAAGCTGCAGACC GTACTTCTCAGAATCTGCAACTCAGGAGATGCTGGATGAGTGGAGACCGCTCCTTTGTCCCTTTGATGTCACCATGCAAAGAGCAATCAGCTACTTTGAGCTCTTTCTCCCAACCACTCTGCCTCCTGAGCTGCATCACAAGGGGTTTAA GTTGTGGTTCGATGAGTTGATCAGCTTGTGGGTGTCTGTGCAAAATCTTCCAAGCTGGGAAATT CATCTGGTCAATCTCTTTGCTCGCTTGGCCAATGACAACATCGGCTACATTGACTGGGACCCTTATATTCCTAAG ATTTTCACAAGAATTCTGAGGAGTCTGAATCTCCCTGTAGGGACCAGTCAGATGTTGGTACCACGATACATCACCAATGCCTACGACATCAGCCATGTGGTGCTTTGGGTGTCCTCCCTCCTG GGAGGACCCAGCAAGCAAGCTCAAGAACAGCTCAGTGGCCTTTTCAACAGCATTACGTCTTTCTTCCATCCATCAAACCATGGTCGCTGGTTG ATGAAGCTCATGAAGCTGCTCCAACGTCTCCCAGCCAGTGTGGTTCGGCGGCTGCACCGAGAGCGCTACAAAAAGCCCACATGGCTAACACCAATACCAGACAGTCACAAGCTCACAGAGGAGGACATTACAGACTTTGTGGAGAGTATGATGCAGCCAGTTCTGCTGGCCATGTTCAGCAAGACGGGCAGTCTCGATGCGGCCCAGGCCCTGCAGAACCTAGCTCTAATGAGACCTGAGCTGGTCATTCCGCCTGTGCTGGAGAA AACATACCCTGCTCTGGAGACGCTAACAGAGCCCCACCAGCTGACAGCCACTTTGAGCTGCATGATTGGTGTGGCACGGAGCCTAGTGTCAGGTGGGCAGCGCTTTCCTGAGGGGCCCACTCACATGCTGCCCCTGCTCATGAGGGCCCTGCCAGGCGTTGACCCAAATGACTTCAGCAAGTGCATG ATCACATTCCAATTTATAGCTACGTTTGTGACTCTTGTGCCTTTGGTGGACTGTTCGTCTGCCCTACATGAAAGAACTGACTTGACAGAG GTTGAAAGAGAGATGTGTTCAGCCTCAGCTGAGTTTGAAGACTTTGTGCTTCAGTTCATGGACAG ATGCTTTGCCCTGATAGACAGCAGCACTCTGGAACAAACTCGAGAGGAAACAGAAACCGAGAAAATGACTCATTTGGAGAGTCTGGTTGAGCTTGGACTGTCTTCCACCTTTAGCACCATCCTCACACAGTGCTCCTTGGACATCTTCAAG GTGGCTCTGGAAAAGGTGTTCAACTTTGCAACCACCAACATCTTTGAGACACGTGTAGCTGGCAGAATGGTGGCAGACATGTGTAGAGCTGCTTCCAAG tgtcacCCTGCAGAGTCGCTTAAGATGTTTGTGCCACACTGCTGCAATGCTATCAACCAAATCGCTGTCA ATGAGGAGGTGTTGAATGAGGAGGAGCTTGACAAGGAGTTGTTGTGGAATCTCCAGCTGCTTTCTGAG GTGTCTCGTGTGGACGGGGACAAGATCCTCCCTTATCGTTCTGAACTGGTCCAGATTTTGCAGTTAACGCTTCACCTCAAGTGTAAGCAGGGCTACACTTTGGCTTGCAATCTGCTGCACCACATTCTTCGCTCCACTGCCCTCATCTACCCTACAGAGTACTGCAGCGTGCCAGGGGGCTTCCACCAACCAGTCAGTGACTACCTACCCATCAAG GACTGGGGTCGACCTGGAGACTTGTGGAATTTAGATATCCGGTGGCATGTGCCTAGTGTTGAAGAGACGTCATTGGCTTTTTATTTACTGGACCTGATCCTCCAGCCCGAACTTCAGCGGCTTCAGAGATTTGCACAAGGAGACCAGGACATGAGCAG agaTGATGTGCTACAGAGCCTCACCATTGTGCAGCACTGCCTCCTTGGAGCTGGGGGTCTGATGCCTCCACTGAAAGGAGAACCCATCCCTGAACT GGTTCACAGTATGGTGAATCTAGATGAGACCACGCTCTATACAGGAATGGAGTATG ATGAGTCCAGAGAGAACTACAGAGATGCCATCTGTGGTGTGATGAGACAGCTGCTGC ATTACATCCTGGAGCACTCTGAAGATGACACTAAGTCCCTTTTCTCCATCATCAAG ATTATCAGCGACCTTTTGCACTTCAAAGGATCTCACAAGCATGAGTTTGACTCCCGTTGGAAGAGCTTCAACCTTGTAAAGAAATCAATGGAAAACAGA CTTCATGGCAGAAAGCAGCACATCAGAGCTCTGCTAATAGACAGAGTCATGCTTCAGCATGAG CTGCGAAAGCTGACAGTTGAAGGATGTCAGTACAGAAGCATTCACCAGGCGTTAATGAGAGACCTGCTGAGGCTTTCCACAAGCACCTACAGTCAA GTACGCAGCAGAGCTCAGAATGTGTTGTTCACTGCACTGGGAACCTACAACTTCTGCTGCAGAGATCTTATTCCCCATGTCCTTGAGTTTCTCAACCCGGACAACAGCAGCGTCACTCAGCAGCAGTTCAAA GGTGCCTTGTACTGTTTTCTGGGGAATCACAGTGGAGTTTGCCTGGCCAATCTGCATGACTGGGAGTGCATTGCTCTGACATGGCCTGCCATTGTCCGCTCTGGCCTGAGCTCAGCCATGTCTTTAGAGAAGCCCTCCATTGTGCGGCTCTTTGATGACCTAGCTGACAAAATCCATCGGCAGTATGAGACCATCGGCATCGACTTCTCC ATCCCCGATGAGTGCTGCACTGTGGCCAAAGCACTTATGACTGCTGGGAATCCTGTTCCTGTAGAACCTGTTCCATCAGAGGAAGAAACACAGAATGGTCTGAAGAGGCAGGAGCAGAAAAACTCTGAGGCAATCGA GAAATACAAACAGCTCATTGGGGATCTACTGGAGTGCCTCAGCAACAGGAACAT GCCTTGGAAGTTTGAACACATTGCAATTGGATTCCTGTCTTTGCTGCTGAGAGATGACCACCAACTCCCACCACCTGCTGTCATGTTCTTTGTGAAAAGCCTCAACCATGACTCCCTCTACGTCCGTAAG GTGGCGATATCAGCTGTGGCAGGGATCATGAAACAAATAAAGAGACCACATAAGAAAGTCTCTGTCAGCCCCTCTGAGCTTT GTGGAGTAAAGGAACTTGATGTGATTGTAGCAGGGGACCGTGCAGACAACGAGTGGCTTCAGTATAACAGCAGCAACCTGCCACGCACACAGCAGGACTGGGATCACTGTGTATTTGTGGAAAAGACACACTGGGGATACTACTGCTGGCCAAG AAAACTGATGATGTATGCACCACTGGAGGAGCAACCAAAACATAACCTGAGCCGAGAGGAAATGACAGAG CGGGAGCAGATCATCTTTGACCACTTCTCAGACCCAGTGTTCATTAACCAGTTCATCGAGTTCCTCTCTCTTGAGGACCGTAAGGGCAAGGACAAGTTCAGCCCTCGCAGATTCTGTTTGTTCAAG GGATTGTTCCGTAACTTCAGCGATGCCTTTCTGCCTGTGCTGCGACCACATATGGAGCGCCTTGTGGCAGACTCCCATGAGAGTAAACAGCGCTGTGTTGCAGAGATCATCTCTGGACTGATCAGAGGCTGCAAGCACTGGAGCTACTTAAAG GTTGAGAGCCTGTGGGAGCTGCTGTGTCCATTGCTCCGTACTGCCTTGTCAAACATCACAATAGAAACTTATGCAGACTGGGGTACCTGCATCGCCACAGCTTGT GAGAGCAGAGACCCACGCAAGCTCCACTGGCTGTTTGAGATGCTAATGGAGTCTCCAGTCAATGGAGAGGGAGGCTCTTTTGTCGATGCCTG TCGACTCTATGTGCTGCAGGGAGGACTAGCGCAGCAGGAGTGGCGGGTACCTGAGCTCCTCCACAGGCTGCTACAATACCTGGAACCCAAACTGACACAGGTGTACAAGAATGTGCGCGAAAGAATTGGCAG CGTTCTCACGTACATCTTCATGATTGATGTCAACTTGCCATACACGCAACCTACCACCTCCCCACGCATCTTGGACTTCACAGAACGAATTCTGTTGCAGCTAAAGCCGCTAACTGAGGGCGATGAGGAAATCCAGAATCACGTGATTGAGGAGAATGAGGTGGGAGAGCAGGATGAGAGGACACAAGCAATCAAGTTACTCAAAACAG TGCTTAAGTGGCTGATTGCAAGTGCTGGTCGCTCCTTCTCCACTGCTGTCCCAGAACAACTACGGTTGCTTCCCCTACTGTTTAAG ATTGCCCCAGTTGAGAATGATGACAGTTATGACGAACTAAAGAGGGATGCAaagacctgtctgtctctgatgtCTCAGGGACTCCTCTACACAGAACAGATCCCCATGGTCCTCAATGCCCTACAGGAG ATTGCTGGCAGCAGCTCCTGGCATGCTCGCTACACGGTGCTCACATACCTCCAGATCATGGTCTTTTACAACCTCTTCACATTCATGAGTGATCAGAAAGCAGTGAATGATGTGCGGGCGCTGGTGATACAGCTGCTGGAGGATGAGCAGCTTGAG GTGAGAGAAATGGCCGCCACTACACTCAGTGGCTTCCTTCAGTGCAATTTTTTGTCCATGGATGCCCCCATGCAGGCGCATTTTGAGGCTCTCTGCAAGACTTCCTTGCCtaaaaagaggaagagggaggtcGGCTGTATAGTGGACACCATACCCTCAGCTG ACCTGGTGCGCCGCCATGCTGGTGTTCTCGGGTTGAGTGCTTGTATTCTCTCCAGCCCGTACGATGTGCCCACCTGGATGCCCCAACTTTTGATGGACCTGAGTGCTcacctcaatgacacacagccCATTGAg ATGACTGTAAAGAAAACTCTGTCAAACTTCCGACGGACTCACCATGACAACTGGCAGCAGCATAAGCAGCAGTTCACAGATGACCAGCTGCTGGTCCTCACTGACCTGTTGGTCTCCCCGTGTTACTATGCCTAA